In a single window of the Atlantibacter hermannii genome:
- the ackA gene encoding acetate/propionate kinase: MSSKLVLVLNCGSSSLKFAIIDAANGEEYLSGLAECFHLPEARIKWKMDVGKQEAALGAGAAHSEALNFIVNTILAQKPELSAQLTAIGHRIVHGGEKYTSSVVIDDSVIQGIKDSASFAPLHNPAHLIGIAEALKSFPQLKDKNVAVFDTAFHQTMPEESYLYALPYSLYKEHGIRRYGAHGTSHFYVTQEAAKVLNKPVEEVNIITCHLGNGGSVSAIRNGKCVDTSMGLTPLEGLVMGTRSGDIDPAIIFHLHDTLGMSVDEINKMLTKESGLLGLTEVTSDCRYVEDNYEAKEDAKRAMDVYCHRLAKYIGSYTALMDGRLDAVIFTGGIGENAAMVRELSLGKLGVLGFEVDHERNLAARFGKSGFINKEGTRPAIVIPTNEELVIAQDASRLTA, translated from the coding sequence ATGTCGAGTAAGTTAGTACTGGTTCTGAACTGCGGTAGTTCCTCACTGAAATTCGCCATCATCGATGCAGCAAACGGTGAAGAATACCTCTCTGGTTTAGCCGAATGTTTCCATCTTCCTGAAGCCCGTATCAAATGGAAAATGGATGTCGGTAAACAAGAAGCGGCTTTAGGTGCAGGCGCCGCTCACAGCGAAGCACTGAACTTTATCGTTAATACTATTCTGGCACAAAAACCGGAGCTTTCCGCACAACTGACTGCGATTGGTCATCGTATCGTACACGGCGGTGAGAAGTACACCAGCTCCGTGGTTATCGATGATTCCGTCATTCAGGGTATCAAAGACTCCGCCTCCTTTGCGCCGCTGCACAACCCGGCTCACCTGATCGGTATCGCTGAAGCGCTGAAATCCTTCCCGCAGCTGAAAGACAAGAACGTTGCTGTGTTCGACACCGCGTTCCATCAGACCATGCCGGAAGAATCTTACCTGTATGCCCTGCCGTACAGCCTGTACAAAGAACATGGCATCCGCCGCTACGGCGCGCACGGCACCAGCCACTTCTATGTTACTCAGGAAGCAGCGAAAGTACTGAACAAGCCGGTTGAAGAAGTCAACATCATCACTTGCCACCTGGGCAACGGCGGTTCTGTTTCTGCAATCCGCAACGGTAAATGCGTGGATACCTCCATGGGCCTGACCCCGCTGGAAGGTCTGGTAATGGGTACTCGTTCCGGTGACATCGACCCGGCGATCATTTTCCACCTGCATGACACCCTGGGCATGAGCGTTGATGAGATCAACAAAATGCTGACCAAAGAGTCTGGCCTGCTGGGTCTGACCGAAGTCACCAGCGACTGCCGTTACGTTGAAGACAACTACGAAGCTAAAGAAGACGCTAAACGTGCAATGGACGTTTACTGCCACCGTCTGGCGAAGTACATCGGTTCTTACACCGCGCTGATGGATGGTCGTCTGGACGCGGTTATATTCACCGGTGGTATCGGTGAGAACGCGGCAATGGTGCGTGAACTGTCCCTGGGCAAACTGGGCGTTCTGGGCTTCGAAGTTGACCATGAGCGTAACCTGGCTGCCCGCTTCGGCAAGTCTGGTTTCATCAACAAAGAAGGCACCCGTCCGGCTATCGTTATCCCAACTAACGAAGAGCTGGTCATCGCGCAAGATGCGAGCCGCCTGACCGCTTAA
- the pta_2 gene encoding phosphate acetyltransferase, producing MSRTIMLIPTGTSVGLTSVSLGVIRAMERKGVRLSVFKPIAQPRAGGDAPDQTTTIVRTNSNLPAAEPLKMSHVESLLSSNQKDVLMEEIIARYHENTKDAEVVLVEGLVPTRKHQFAQSLNFEIAKTLNAEIVFVMSQGTDTPEQLKERIELTRSSFGGAKNSNITGVIINKLNAPVDEQGRTPS from the coding sequence GTGTCCCGTACAATTATGCTTATTCCTACCGGAACCAGCGTCGGCCTGACCAGCGTCAGCCTCGGCGTGATCCGTGCTATGGAACGTAAAGGCGTTCGTTTGAGCGTCTTCAAACCGATCGCCCAGCCGCGCGCTGGCGGCGATGCGCCAGATCAGACCACCACTATCGTGCGCACCAACTCCAATCTTCCGGCGGCAGAGCCGTTGAAGATGAGCCACGTTGAGTCTCTGCTCTCCAGCAATCAGAAAGATGTGCTGATGGAAGAGATCATTGCGCGCTACCATGAAAACACCAAAGACGCGGAAGTGGTGCTGGTTGAAGGCCTGGTGCCGACCCGTAAACACCAGTTCGCTCAGTCGCTGAACTTCGAAATCGCTAAAACCCTGAACGCGGAAATCGTGTTCGTTATGTCTCAGGGCACCGACACGCCGGAGCAGTTGAAAGAGCGTATCGAACTGACCCGCAGCAGTTTTGGCGGCGCGAAAAACAGCAATATCACTGGCGTCATCATCAACAAACTGAATGCGCCGGTTGACGAGCAAGG